GCCTAAGCTATGAAATCTTGTACATATACTTAGCCTCGAATCGCAAACAGAAAAACATTTCAATGGCATTCTACTTAACGATAAATTGTTTCATATCCCGCAATCGTAGTGTGCTATCAGTTAATGCAGAAGCAACCTCATTGTTGGATAATAGCTTACGAACAAATTTCGTGCACCACTAAACACATGGACTAGATGGCTAGTCTCTCTGAAAACATACTCGTGGATATGACGGTTGTAGAGTTACGCGTACCTCTTCAAAAGtaaaatcaaaacatagaaaacaTGCTCAATGTCAATATATATCTTTGAGGGGACAGGGATGGCCCAGATCAAAACACCTATTTTGCGAACTAACATCCCCATTTTACCATGGCATATTGTGTCTGCAATTACTTCTACTAATGAATTTAGCTTCTAAAAGCCATCCACTACAGAAGGAATGAATTTAGCTTCTAAAAGCCATCCACTACAGAAGGATTAAAATACACATGTAAGCATGCATCATTTGCAAATGCGCCTCAACAACCAGTGGCAGACACAAGGGGTGCCGGGAGGTTCCCGGGCTCTGCACAATTTCAAATATTAGTGTATATTATAGTAGTTTTcaaattaatttagaaaaattCTATGATATTGGCCTCTGCAACTCACTTGGGTGAAAACAATATCTTGAAATTCCTACATTTGAGCGGAGAAAAcccctaaaatttcaagttgaTCATTTTCAGGTCgcattttttaaacttaaatGTCAAAAAGTACTAGCAGTACTCAAAAGAACCAACCCTTGTAATTATTTCAGATCATACCTAAAAGGTTAGAGTGACACAGCAATGTTGGCACTATCCAGATTGGAGGCAGCATAGGCaccttcttttgtttctttttgaattCATAATGTGGGGCCAAGCTTCCATTCATGAAGGAGTAGATACCCGTGTCTCGAGGTCTTTAAGGATACCAAGGCGCAGAGGTGTCGATATAAACATCATCAGTGTAGTATACGCAATTTGCTTGGCACCCAGGAAAATTTGAAGCAGTCACGGATAGAGAATAATTATCACCTAAGAACAAGGCATCATCACCTAGACTATTGATCTCAACCCACTCCTTTGCAAATTGTTGATTCCCACCACTGCTGCTGCCGCCACCGCCGCCCCTGCCGCCTAAAAATCCcaacttaaatattttttaaaacttgaagTCACCCATCGTGCCGGACGACCCTTCTTTTTAAGAAACCTCTCAACAAGGAGCAAGTCTTTCCCAGTTGACAACACCACAATGTAAGCCTTAAAAGGATATGCTTCCGGGCAGTACGATTTACCACCAATTTTCCTTTAGGTTTGCTATAATCTCTAACATCAAGATATAGTACACCAGAATAGTTGTCCAGGACATAAAACCTTCCCTGATGGTATATGGCATCTGAATAGAGTACCCCTTTTATGTAAGTCCAATGTTTGCCGCGGCCTGGTTTGATGTAGGCCAAAGCATTGCACATACTATAAATTGCAACCACCACAAATTCATCCGAAGAGGGATCCCCACGACAAAACAACCTTTTTAAGGTCATACTCATATTTTAAAGTATGTCTCATGGCGGGATTGATATTGTATGGTTCACGGTTCACCTTAGGTAAACTCAGGGTCCTGCCAGAGAAGGGGTTGAGCAGTGTAATGCCCAAGTCCTCCTCATTCACAGTGGCCAGCCATCCGTGTGAAGAACCGCAACACCGCCGACGATAAGGAACTCGCAGCTCCAAACTACTGAGAATCTTGTTCTCAGTAACGCTGTACAATCTCCGGCGATAGTCCCCTGCTTCCTTTGCTTCCGTCTTCTGGTCGGGTGAGTGTATCAACAACATTGGGACCACCTGTGTTCAGGATATAAATTGTAAAGTTCTCTCTCTATACCATGCAGCTTAAGTTTTTACATGAATCGGTAGTTACCAATATGGTTTACGAGCAAGAGCAGTAGATATCTACTGTATTCGAACTTTACTGCCAACATAGTGAATAAAATATTTGCACGCATTTAGCCCGTTTGACTACATGTGCAGAAACTTGATGAAAATATaaatactagtattttttttttttttgataagtaaatactAGTAAATTTACCATCTCTTTAGCAACTTAAGCTTTAGATGAGCAATCGAATAACCTGTTTGTGAATCTCTCTCTGTCGATGATCTCTTTGATGGTTGGCGGCCAAAAGACATGGCTTGCAGACAGCAGTGAAGCGGAGGTACTCAGAGAGTTGGTATATATGGTGGAGGATCAACTCCAACAGTTCCTCCGGCAAAGAGGCCCAATCTGGTGGTGGCGATGAC
The sequence above is drawn from the Rhododendron vialii isolate Sample 1 chromosome 6a, ASM3025357v1 genome and encodes:
- the LOC131328657 gene encoding F-box protein At2g26160, whose protein sequence is MCNALAYIKPGRGKHWTYIKGVLYSDAIYHQGRFYVLDNYSGVLYLDVRDYSKPKGKLVVNRTARKHILLRLTLWCCQLGKTCSLLRGGRGGGGGSSSGGNQQFAKEWVEINSLGDDALFLGDNYSLSVTASNFPGCQANCVYYTDDVYIDTSAPCGWLLEAKFIPSVVDGF
- the LOC131330736 gene encoding uncharacterized protein LOC131330736 is translated as MVGDMGTVFEFEIKKSARSSSSSPPPDWASLPEELLELILHHIYQLSEYLRFTAVCKPCLLAANHQRDHRQREIHKQVVPMLLIHSPDQKTEAKEAGDYRRRLYSVTENKILSSLELRVPYRRRCCGSSHGWLATVNEEDLGITLLNPFSGRTLSLPKVNREPYNINPAMRHTLKYEYDLKKVVLSWGSLFG